GCCCTTCTTCAGCTCCAGAGCTGGGTACCACTGCCACTTCTTGCCAAGCATATAGACATCACTGCCAACAGGAGGAGCCACAACCGGCACATTCCAGTTAGTCTCTCTACGCACTTCGTGTGCAGCAACCATGGCATCAACCTCTGCCTGAAACTTTTCAGGGGTGGTTTTATATGCCTCATTGGAGAGGTTCTGGTTTCCATAGATGTGCCAGATAGGCATCATCGCAAACATGAACAGGCACCAGATCAGTGCGATCGCGACCCATAATCCCTCGGAACGATCTACCGGAGTTTTCCACCAGATGGTTTCTGCTGGGGGTAGTATTGAACTCA
This window of the Candidatus Thiopontia autotrophica genome carries:
- a CDS encoding cytochrome C oxidase subunit II, with translation MSSILPPAETIWWKTPVDRSEGLWVAIALIWCLFMFAMMPIWHIYGNQNLSNEAYKTTPEKFQAEVDAMVAAHEVRRETNWNVPVVAPPVGSDVYMLGKKWQWYPALELKKGESYRLHLSSIDWQHGFSVQPINVNTQVLPGYESVITITPNQTGEFTIICNEYCGVGHHFMTSKIYVTE